The following proteins are encoded in a genomic region of Methylobacterium tardum:
- a CDS encoding IS110 family transposase — protein sequence MTRPQLTPPAGVLVAIDVAKARNEVLIEVPGSGRRRRLSVLNTRAEHDRLIAILSDLGQPVTCGFEATGNYHRPIAWRLLQAGFAVRLISSVALARTREALHNGWDKNDPKDAQVMLHMIRIGASQVYHDPLAAGINDVQELSKTHDAVSKAKTEVLHRILTHYLPLYFPEVDRFRHNSRSDWFFAFLDRFPTPASITALSKEAFIAAAWDVVGRKVAKAQLLGDIYETARSSIGLPVPPDAPAVSMLRLVIGEVRGLIQQRDAIEAMADALLTDSSDYKLLRRIPGIGPINALTILAEAGDLRRFGHHRQFLKFCGLDLATQQSGTFRGQTKLSKYGNARLRRTLWLAGQVAIRQRENGFRDKFERYIARDRHNADLRRKALTAITAKMARVVHAVVKRGDDYRPFVEGPVPGGRTPLS from the coding sequence ATGACCAGACCACAGCTTACGCCGCCGGCCGGCGTTCTCGTAGCCATCGACGTCGCCAAGGCCCGCAACGAGGTCCTGATCGAGGTGCCCGGCTCCGGCCGACGACGCCGGTTGAGCGTCCTCAACACCCGCGCCGAGCACGACCGTCTGATCGCGATCCTATCTGATCTCGGCCAGCCGGTGACCTGCGGCTTCGAGGCCACCGGCAACTATCACCGCCCGATTGCCTGGCGCCTGCTCCAGGCCGGCTTTGCCGTGCGCCTGATCTCGTCCGTGGCGCTCGCCCGCACCCGTGAGGCCCTGCACAACGGCTGGGACAAGAACGATCCCAAGGATGCGCAGGTCATGTTGCACATGATCCGCATCGGCGCCTCGCAGGTGTACCACGATCCACTCGCCGCCGGCATCAACGACGTGCAGGAACTGTCCAAGACGCACGACGCCGTCTCAAAGGCCAAGACCGAGGTGCTGCATCGGATCCTGACCCACTACCTGCCGCTGTACTTCCCGGAGGTCGACCGCTTCCGCCACAACAGCCGCTCGGACTGGTTCTTCGCCTTCCTCGATCGCTTCCCCACGCCCGCCAGCATCACCGCGCTGAGCAAGGAGGCCTTCATCGCCGCCGCCTGGGATGTCGTCGGGCGCAAGGTGGCCAAGGCGCAACTGCTCGGCGACATCTACGAGACGGCCCGCAGCTCGATTGGCCTGCCGGTGCCGCCTGACGCTCCGGCGGTGAGCATGCTCCGGCTCGTCATCGGCGAGGTGCGCGGGCTGATCCAGCAGCGCGACGCCATCGAGGCCATGGCCGACGCCCTCCTGACCGACAGCTCCGACTACAAGCTGCTGCGCCGCATCCCTGGCATCGGCCCGATCAACGCCCTGACCATCCTGGCTGAGGCCGGCGATCTGCGCCGCTTCGGCCATCACCGGCAGTTCCTGAAGTTCTGCGGGCTTGATCTGGCCACCCAGCAATCCGGCACCTTCCGGGGCCAAACCAAGCTGTCGAAGTACGGAAACGCCCGCCTGCGCCGGACCCTGTGGCTGGCTGGACAGGTCGCCATCCGGCAGCGGGAGAACGGCTTCCGCGACAAGTTCGAGCGCTACATCGCCCGCGATCGGCACAATGCCGACCTGCGGCGCAAGGCGCTGACCGCGATCACCGCCAAGATGGCGCGCGTGGTGCACGCCGTCGTCAAACGTGGTGACGACTACCGGCCCTTCGTCGAGGGACCGGTACCAGGTGGGAGAACCCCTCTCAGTTGA
- a CDS encoding class I SAM-dependent methyltransferase produces the protein MHPLSRYFNEPLADLGDVENEAFRGVLTPQSEIGQKREGVNAAFLEDAEEYYAKHQGFDYWKALFAGAFRRMGVKEAPLVVEYGCGFGNSTLPLIELLPDSEIIASDISPNLLAIAKRLVDARKASDKCLLAAMDAQKPYIQEGVADLVVGSAILHHLADPKYFVKAAMRVLKPKGCAIFFEPFELGNAIMRLLLLDIIDEAERREEISTTIEWFRNFAFALSVQIKRDQLPGWRDRDDKWVFPRSVLQEMADESGAELITYPLDGASGKFRSQITYSLSSYAGIDPNSLPAWAWKKIDRMDNDIFSPAAMNDIMAAGAVIFQKR, from the coding sequence ATGCATCCCCTGTCGCGCTACTTCAATGAACCGTTGGCGGACCTCGGTGATGTGGAGAATGAGGCTTTTCGAGGTGTTTTGACTCCACAGTCCGAGATCGGACAGAAACGTGAAGGAGTAAATGCCGCATTTTTAGAGGATGCCGAGGAATATTACGCCAAGCATCAAGGCTTTGATTATTGGAAGGCGCTATTTGCCGGCGCGTTCCGTCGCATGGGCGTTAAGGAAGCTCCGCTCGTTGTCGAGTATGGCTGCGGGTTCGGGAACAGCACGCTGCCTCTCATAGAGCTTCTCCCCGATTCCGAGATCATCGCGAGCGACATCAGTCCGAATTTGCTGGCTATCGCCAAACGGTTGGTAGATGCGCGTAAAGCCTCTGACAAGTGCTTGCTCGCCGCGATGGACGCGCAGAAGCCATATATACAAGAGGGTGTGGCCGATCTCGTGGTCGGATCCGCCATCCTCCACCACTTAGCGGATCCAAAGTATTTCGTTAAAGCGGCAATGCGAGTTTTGAAGCCGAAAGGCTGTGCGATCTTCTTCGAGCCGTTCGAGCTGGGCAACGCGATCATGCGCTTGCTGCTCCTCGACATCATCGACGAGGCCGAACGAAGGGAGGAGATCAGTACCACCATCGAGTGGTTCAGGAACTTTGCGTTCGCCTTGAGCGTGCAGATCAAGCGCGATCAGCTCCCCGGCTGGCGTGACCGGGACGATAAGTGGGTTTTTCCCCGATCTGTCCTCCAAGAAATGGCCGATGAAAGTGGCGCTGAGCTGATCACCTACCCGCTCGACGGTGCCTCAGGTAAATTCCGCTCTCAGATCACCTACAGTCTAAGCAGCTACGCCGGCATCGATCCGAACTCTCTTCCCGCGTGGGCCTGGAAGAAGATCGACCGGATGGACAACGATATTTTCTCTCCAGCGGCGATGAATGATATTATGGCGGCCGGTGCTGTGATCTTTCAGAAGCGCTAG
- a CDS encoding polyhydroxyalkanoic acid system family protein: MPKHITLAIPHGLGAEEVRRRLDRQTDWALRRLEKENISVAMTDWSQGGRTFTARALGQDVSGNVVVADDSLWLEAKMPWTIGVFAPAIEAVAKHYAARLLAPGGVA; encoded by the coding sequence ATGCCGAAGCACATCACCCTCGCGATCCCTCACGGTCTCGGAGCCGAAGAAGTACGGCGGCGGCTCGATCGGCAGACCGACTGGGCGCTGCGGCGTCTCGAGAAGGAGAACATCTCCGTCGCCATGACGGATTGGTCTCAAGGGGGCCGGACCTTCACAGCGCGCGCTCTTGGCCAGGACGTCAGCGGCAACGTCGTCGTTGCAGACGATAGCCTGTGGCTCGAAGCAAAAATGCCCTGGACCATCGGCGTGTTCGCGCCTGCGATCGAGGCCGTGGCCAAGCACTATGCGGCGCGCCTCCTGGCTCCCGGGGGCGTCGCCTGA
- the cysC gene encoding adenylyl-sulfate kinase — protein MPELSADEINHNLTRHALLPREERWRRLGQRPAIAWLTGLSGAGKSSIANAVDRALTQSGRHTMVVDGDNLRLGLNRDLGFSAADRAENIRRAAEAARLMAEAGIVVIVSLISPFREERAAARQIAGDIPFFEAFIDTPLRICEERDPKGLYSRARAGLIPDFTGISAPYEPPEKPDLVVRTEGCTAEQSAAPLASEMMRVSAPELACIDATGTHGLDGIIPPSAA, from the coding sequence ATGCCCGAACTGTCCGCAGACGAGATCAACCACAATCTGACTAGGCATGCTCTGCTGCCTCGCGAGGAACGTTGGCGCAGGCTAGGCCAGCGCCCGGCAATCGCGTGGCTCACAGGGCTTTCAGGCGCCGGCAAATCGAGTATCGCCAATGCAGTCGACCGCGCCCTGACACAAAGCGGGCGCCACACCATGGTGGTCGATGGCGACAACCTGCGCCTCGGCCTCAATCGGGATCTCGGCTTCAGCGCGGCCGATCGAGCCGAAAACATCCGCCGCGCGGCTGAGGCGGCCCGCCTCATGGCCGAGGCTGGGATCGTGGTGATCGTCTCGCTCATTTCGCCCTTCCGTGAAGAGAGGGCGGCGGCACGGCAAATCGCGGGCGACATTCCGTTCTTTGAGGCCTTTATCGACACGCCGCTTAGAATTTGCGAGGAGCGCGATCCAAAGGGACTCTACAGCCGGGCCCGGGCCGGACTGATCCCCGACTTCACCGGTATCTCTGCCCCCTACGAGCCTCCGGAGAAGCCCGATCTTGTCGTGCGCACAGAGGGGTGCACAGCTGAACAATCCGCTGCCCCGCTCGCTTCAGAGATGATGCGCGTGTCGGCCCCTGAACTCGCCTGCATAGACGCCACAGGCACACACGGTCTTGATGGGATTATCCCGCCTAGTGCAGCATGA
- a CDS encoding glycosyltransferase family 2 protein has protein sequence MTAAMMQNRPTVRLERYHCERCREANVVGPRATVAIPVRNGANFLAEAIDSALAQTYANLEVFVVDDGSDDGGATAGIAWAYGERIRFIQQANTGVAGALNRVLHEMTGELFCWLSHDDVFEPTKVATQVALYVRLGSPQDALLYSDLSWIDEKGEITGIERFDRRELTPRPWLAFYDGQINGCTILAPRRLLLEIGGIAEGYPHTQDYRTWWCLSRQARFVHIPIPLVRVRQHRNQGSHTQAARQESNAFWTEVIEQTSELEAALLDGSRERFLRRSADFLRYRSPNRAAADRALDLAGKAASEVRVSVVLDLGADGLQVDPVGAGRAVASVLAQTRPPDQLVLVGERAALAESARAAIAASSIVATWVASGEARVTARLRAGLMMATGFYVAFLLAPDIYEPGKIAQQVEAMSAGGYAISHTSYTDPDGTCISSGCFAGTVYPEVLGGSPLETSTVMIHRVLWASGVLFVEPDYPPGASWIEAVAGRALLGLEQPLSRLRPTARSDGAQLLRWAEAHPRHREHSTDLKRLRAATRRDCR, from the coding sequence ATGACCGCCGCCATGATGCAGAACCGCCCAACGGTTCGGCTTGAGCGTTATCACTGCGAACGCTGCAGGGAGGCAAATGTGGTTGGCCCCCGCGCTACAGTCGCAATCCCCGTCAGGAACGGCGCGAACTTCTTAGCCGAGGCGATCGATAGCGCTCTTGCCCAAACCTATGCAAACCTCGAAGTCTTTGTTGTCGACGACGGCTCCGACGATGGCGGAGCGACGGCGGGCATTGCCTGGGCGTACGGCGAGCGGATCAGGTTCATCCAGCAGGCGAACACCGGAGTGGCTGGAGCTCTGAACCGGGTTCTGCACGAGATGACCGGCGAACTATTCTGCTGGCTGTCGCACGATGACGTGTTCGAGCCCACCAAGGTCGCTACCCAGGTCGCGCTTTACGTCCGTCTTGGTTCACCCCAGGATGCCCTCCTGTACTCTGACCTTAGCTGGATCGACGAGAAGGGCGAAATTACCGGTATAGAACGCTTCGACCGGCGCGAGCTGACTCCGCGCCCGTGGCTCGCGTTCTACGACGGTCAAATCAACGGCTGTACAATTCTCGCGCCCCGGAGGCTCCTTCTCGAAATAGGCGGGATCGCGGAGGGATACCCGCATACGCAAGATTACCGGACTTGGTGGTGCCTTAGCAGGCAGGCCCGGTTTGTCCACATCCCGATACCGCTCGTGCGCGTCCGCCAGCATCGGAACCAGGGCTCACATACACAAGCTGCTCGCCAAGAGAGCAATGCCTTTTGGACGGAGGTAATAGAACAGACATCCGAGCTCGAAGCGGCCCTTCTCGATGGCAGCCGCGAGCGTTTTCTCCGCCGCAGTGCCGATTTCCTCCGCTACCGCAGTCCCAACCGCGCTGCGGCTGATCGGGCGTTAGATCTTGCCGGGAAAGCGGCTAGCGAGGTTCGCGTCTCCGTCGTCCTAGATTTGGGAGCCGACGGGCTGCAGGTTGACCCTGTCGGCGCCGGACGTGCGGTCGCGAGCGTCTTGGCGCAGACTCGACCGCCCGATCAGCTGGTCCTCGTCGGAGAGCGGGCGGCTCTGGCGGAGAGCGCACGTGCCGCGATCGCAGCGTCCAGCATTGTCGCGACATGGGTCGCCTCCGGCGAGGCACGGGTCACTGCCCGTCTCCGCGCCGGCCTGATGATGGCGACTGGGTTCTATGTCGCTTTCCTGCTCGCTCCAGATATATATGAACCCGGGAAAATTGCGCAGCAGGTCGAGGCTATGTCGGCGGGCGGCTACGCGATTTCGCACACGTCCTACACCGACCCAGACGGCACGTGCATTTCCTCTGGCTGCTTCGCCGGCACGGTCTACCCGGAGGTCCTGGGGGGGTCGCCGCTCGAGACCTCGACCGTGATGATTCATCGCGTGCTATGGGCGTCGGGAGTCTTGTTCGTTGAACCCGACTACCCCCCCGGCGCGAGCTGGATCGAGGCGGTCGCAGGTCGCGCGCTGCTCGGACTGGAGCAGCCGCTGTCGAGGCTCCGGCCCACCGCCCGCAGCGACGGCGCGCAGCTTCTGCGTTGGGCTGAGGCGCATCCCCGCCACCGCGAGCACAGCACGGACCTTAAGCGCCTGCGTGCGGCAACCCGCCGAGATTGCCGTTGA
- a CDS encoding FkbM family methyltransferase, protein MTEATLSDDARALRHRVFRAMARGPDAPQPNVYRGYLPLRSAAKDAVEEYRAGFMTFMTSNWEGLSETFRLLEDAYSKNLFVDLLAFRAIGQNNVDLFPDREFYFAALRHSGSMPATASEFSKFPGGQLINQFEVEIGGKCHKIDCLRDNIFFSFMLKQYFFSKYGIEIKPSRGDHAIDAGACFGDTALSFSAAVGSSGCVYCFDPLDVHLQIIRSNLQRNGIDNVMVIPAGLGESNEDGTPVRNKVNPGFSAVENATKIPVHSIDALVEERVLARIDFIKMDIEGHELSALRGAENSIRRFLPKLAISLYHAWDDYIDIPRYIDGLNLGYRFYLENYTVSDGETVLYCVADPGACTTKSDRSRRLSSSDLTETINDLAGAIQNVDALQMLSESLDDAERRVRQIVTRRKKTRDEPFSEELGQPGSRPTRVRRTNRSGGSTSDGGQA, encoded by the coding sequence ATGACCGAGGCCACGCTGAGCGATGACGCACGGGCGTTAAGGCATCGCGTTTTCCGAGCGATGGCACGCGGTCCAGACGCCCCGCAGCCGAACGTCTACCGTGGGTATCTTCCTCTTCGAAGTGCTGCGAAGGACGCTGTCGAAGAATACCGAGCGGGATTTATGACATTCATGACATCCAATTGGGAGGGGCTGTCGGAAACATTTCGTCTTCTAGAGGATGCTTACTCGAAGAATCTATTTGTAGACCTCCTGGCGTTTCGCGCGATCGGTCAAAACAACGTCGATCTTTTTCCAGATAGGGAGTTCTATTTCGCAGCCTTGCGTCACTCAGGGTCAATGCCTGCGACGGCTTCGGAATTCTCCAAGTTCCCAGGCGGGCAGCTTATCAATCAGTTTGAGGTTGAGATTGGCGGAAAATGCCACAAAATCGACTGCCTTCGGGATAATATATTCTTCAGTTTTATGTTGAAGCAATATTTTTTCAGTAAGTACGGCATCGAAATTAAGCCGAGTCGGGGTGATCACGCTATCGACGCCGGAGCCTGCTTCGGAGACACGGCCCTGAGCTTCTCCGCAGCGGTCGGCTCATCGGGATGCGTCTACTGCTTCGACCCGCTGGACGTTCATCTGCAGATCATAAGATCGAACCTTCAACGCAACGGCATCGACAATGTTATGGTTATTCCGGCCGGACTTGGAGAAAGCAACGAAGACGGAACCCCGGTGAGAAATAAAGTAAACCCCGGATTTAGTGCCGTAGAAAATGCCACAAAAATACCTGTTCATTCTATCGATGCATTAGTTGAGGAGCGTGTCCTGGCTCGTATTGATTTTATCAAGATGGATATCGAGGGGCACGAGCTCTCAGCGCTGCGCGGCGCTGAGAATTCTATCCGCCGTTTCCTGCCGAAGTTGGCGATCTCGCTCTATCACGCCTGGGACGATTACATTGATATTCCGCGTTATATCGACGGTCTTAATCTTGGGTACAGGTTCTATTTGGAGAATTATACTGTCAGCGATGGCGAGACCGTGCTGTACTGCGTGGCCGATCCGGGTGCCTGCACCACGAAATCCGACCGGAGCCGGCGGTTATCGAGTTCTGACCTGACCGAGACAATCAACGATCTCGCTGGTGCGATCCAAAACGTGGACGCGCTGCAGATGCTCAGTGAGTCACTCGACGATGCGGAGAGGCGTGTCCGCCAGATCGTGACCCGGCGTAAGAAGACCCGTGACGAACCGTTCTCCGAAGAACTGGGCCAGCCGGGCTCGCGGCCGACCCGCGTCCGTCGCACCAACAGGTCTGGTGGTAGCACGTCGGATGGAGGACAGGCCTGA
- a CDS encoding glycosyltransferase, whose amino-acid sequence MSTEPGALTAGKVTTNNAATSEARFTGQNHRVVLVCSAYTDGRSGQTIVLDALTRSGADVVLVSLRAGPGLDQVRGHFAEVIVLPEENIWYAERGPTSATDNSLYGRATILNRCAGLLLSIEDWTVRLAERLANLGATVVVGCSGAIADLSVGAKVAAALGVPFVAYLFDDPVYQWTDERLERPAALLQERVWAPAAATILVANEEMTREMRVRNPDLVAPFAVIRNPAPAVREPDVSPRPPRSADEAWTIAYTGSVYHAQADAFRNLLAGFDWIDESWELHVASHQSEEALQLNGLAGPKLRLHGALSPTETLDLQAEADVLFLPLAFEAIPNVIRTSAPLKTGEYLASGRPILVHAPEDSWLARFFRERGCGLVVDQPSVPLLAAALLKLRRDETLRADLVRRQYAAAGEFALVSARQSFWSALDAAVNGGRS is encoded by the coding sequence ATGAGCACGGAACCGGGAGCATTGACAGCCGGCAAGGTGACTACAAACAATGCCGCGACGAGTGAGGCCAGATTCACCGGCCAAAACCATCGAGTCGTGCTTGTCTGCAGTGCCTATACTGATGGGCGCTCCGGACAGACGATCGTGCTCGATGCCCTTACGCGGTCCGGAGCCGACGTCGTCCTTGTCTCGCTACGCGCAGGGCCGGGGCTCGACCAGGTCCGCGGGCACTTCGCCGAAGTGATTGTCCTCCCCGAAGAGAACATCTGGTACGCGGAACGCGGTCCCACCTCAGCAACAGACAATTCCCTTTATGGCCGCGCTACAATCCTCAACCGGTGCGCCGGATTGTTGTTAAGCATCGAGGACTGGACGGTGCGCCTCGCCGAGCGGCTGGCAAACCTGGGGGCAACAGTTGTTGTTGGCTGCAGCGGGGCAATTGCAGACCTATCCGTCGGTGCCAAGGTAGCGGCCGCACTCGGAGTCCCTTTTGTTGCTTACCTGTTCGATGATCCGGTTTACCAATGGACCGATGAACGTCTGGAGCGACCGGCCGCACTGCTTCAGGAGCGGGTCTGGGCGCCCGCGGCCGCGACGATCCTGGTTGCCAACGAAGAGATGACCCGTGAGATGCGGGTACGCAACCCTGACCTGGTCGCCCCCTTTGCGGTAATCCGCAATCCTGCACCGGCCGTCCGAGAGCCAGACGTGAGCCCGCGACCTCCCCGCAGCGCGGATGAGGCATGGACCATCGCCTACACGGGCTCGGTCTACCATGCGCAAGCCGATGCCTTCCGCAATCTCCTAGCAGGGTTCGATTGGATCGACGAATCTTGGGAACTCCACGTCGCGTCGCATCAAAGCGAGGAGGCACTGCAGCTCAATGGCCTCGCTGGTCCGAAGTTACGGCTCCACGGGGCGCTTTCACCGACGGAAACCCTTGATTTGCAGGCTGAGGCGGACGTGCTGTTCCTGCCCCTTGCCTTCGAGGCCATTCCTAACGTGATTAGGACGTCGGCGCCGCTTAAGACGGGCGAGTACCTCGCGTCCGGCCGTCCGATCCTGGTCCACGCGCCCGAGGACTCTTGGCTTGCCCGCTTCTTCCGTGAGCGCGGCTGCGGGCTCGTTGTGGATCAGCCCAGCGTACCGCTTCTAGCGGCCGCTCTCCTCAAGTTGCGGCGTGACGAGACCCTGCGAGCCGACCTCGTGCGTCGGCAATACGCGGCAGCAGGCGAGTTCGCCCTCGTGTCCGCGCGGCAAAGCTTCTGGTCGGCGCTCGACGCGGCCGTTAACGGGGGAAGATCGTGA
- a CDS encoding glycosyltransferase family 4 protein has product MQGPSSLEALIQELRPDVVHSLEFQHAGYLVLQAKLRAREPFPLWIATNWGSDIFHFGHDLAHRAEITRLLAAADFYSCECHRDILLARDFGYAGPVLPVLPNTGGFDLDHVAALSSGVPPSARRCIMVKGYQHFAGRAMTTLDALVSLGNQLRDYEIILYSVGHEPLERAQQLIADGTLNIRIVGSASHDEMLRSFASSRLYVGTSVSDAISTSVLEAMAMGAFPIQTNTSCCEEWFDDGVGGFLTTPHDVGLIRQRILTALEDDGLVDEAARVNAETVRKRLDRAKLAPRVAAFYEPVLRAARKRSGCEPPVLLKI; this is encoded by the coding sequence ATGCAGGGGCCAAGCTCACTCGAAGCGCTCATTCAGGAGCTGCGGCCTGATGTCGTTCACTCGCTCGAATTTCAGCACGCCGGCTACCTCGTGCTGCAGGCCAAGCTGCGAGCGCGCGAGCCCTTTCCCCTCTGGATCGCAACCAACTGGGGCAGCGACATTTTCCATTTCGGCCACGACTTGGCCCACCGCGCCGAGATCACTCGCCTGCTCGCGGCGGCCGACTTCTATTCGTGCGAGTGCCACCGCGACATCCTGCTTGCGCGCGATTTCGGCTATGCCGGCCCTGTGCTGCCGGTCCTCCCGAACACGGGCGGCTTCGACCTCGATCACGTCGCGGCGCTCAGCTCGGGTGTGCCGCCGTCGGCACGGCGGTGCATTATGGTTAAGGGCTACCAGCACTTCGCCGGACGAGCGATGACGACGCTGGACGCTCTGGTCTCGTTGGGGAACCAGCTGCGCGACTACGAGATTATTCTTTACTCGGTCGGCCACGAGCCACTGGAGCGGGCCCAACAGCTGATCGCGGACGGCACCCTGAACATCCGGATCGTCGGGTCGGCCTCTCACGACGAAATGCTTCGCTCCTTCGCCTCCTCTCGCCTCTACGTTGGGACAAGCGTCTCGGACGCCATCAGCACATCGGTGCTGGAGGCGATGGCGATGGGTGCTTTCCCGATCCAGACTAATACGTCCTGCTGCGAGGAATGGTTCGACGACGGCGTCGGGGGCTTCCTCACGACGCCTCATGATGTGGGACTGATCCGCCAGCGGATCCTCACCGCCCTAGAGGACGACGGGCTCGTAGACGAGGCGGCACGGGTGAACGCCGAGACGGTCCGCAAGCGGCTCGACCGCGCCAAGCTCGCGCCCCGTGTGGCCGCGTTCTACGAACCCGTTCTGCGGGCCGCTCGGAAGCGGTCGGGCTGCGAGCCGCCTGTCCTCCTGAAGATCTGA
- a CDS encoding IS481 family transposase, translating to MGQVLHGSATTTEAVRRAIQLREESVRTLAKRYGVSPTTVQKWRKRTSTADARMGPKEPRSTVLTVEEEAIIVAFRRHTLLPLDDCLYGLQPTIPHLTRSSLHRCLERHGISRLPEIDGDKPKKQRFASYAIGYVHIDIAEVSTAEGKLRLFVAIDRTSKFAFVQLVESAGKMDAAQFLRDFIEVVPYRIHTVLTDNGVQFTSRRQDIYDSQHIFDRVCDEHDIEHRLTKVNHPWTNGQVERMNRTIKDATVKRYHYDSHDQLRTHLHLFADAYNHARRLKTLRGLTPTEFILNAWTKEPNRFRIDPSHLIPGPYT from the coding sequence ATGGGCCAGGTTCTCCATGGAAGCGCTACCACGACGGAGGCAGTCCGTCGCGCGATCCAGCTACGTGAAGAGAGCGTAAGAACGCTGGCCAAGCGCTACGGCGTCAGCCCGACGACGGTGCAGAAGTGGCGCAAACGGACGAGCACAGCGGATGCCCGGATGGGCCCCAAGGAGCCGCGCTCCACCGTGCTCACCGTTGAGGAGGAAGCGATCATCGTCGCCTTCCGCCGTCACACCCTGCTTCCGCTTGACGACTGCCTCTACGGCTTGCAGCCAACGATCCCGCACCTGACGCGCTCCTCGCTGCATCGCTGCCTGGAACGGCACGGCATCAGCCGACTGCCCGAGATCGACGGCGACAAGCCCAAGAAGCAGCGCTTTGCGAGCTACGCCATCGGCTACGTCCATATCGACATCGCCGAGGTGAGCACGGCTGAGGGCAAGCTCAGGCTGTTCGTGGCTATTGACCGAACTAGCAAGTTCGCCTTCGTGCAGCTCGTGGAGAGCGCCGGAAAGATGGACGCTGCTCAGTTTCTGCGCGACTTCATCGAGGTGGTGCCTTACCGCATCCACACCGTGCTCACAGACAACGGCGTCCAGTTCACATCACGCCGGCAGGACATTTACGATAGCCAGCACATCTTCGACCGCGTCTGCGACGAGCACGACATCGAGCATCGGCTGACCAAGGTGAACCATCCTTGGACCAACGGACAGGTCGAGCGGATGAACCGCACCATCAAGGACGCGACGGTCAAGCGCTACCACTACGACAGCCACGACCAGCTTCGAACGCATCTGCACCTGTTCGCCGATGCCTACAATCACGCTCGTCGGCTCAAGACCCTGCGCGGCCTGACACCCACCGAGTTCATCCTGAACGCCTGGACGAAAGAGCCTAATCGTTTCAGGATCGACCCGTCACACCTCATCCCGGGACCATACACCTAG